Proteins encoded by one window of Streptomyces clavuligerus:
- a CDS encoding LCP family protein, producing the protein MDTDVTDSAGTLAEPEVRAEATGVGDSARRTDDGPAPARRWRWLRWAALATSFVLLAAAATTWWFYRRLDANITTDTATTVELRSYERERPKPVVHDARNILVLGSDTRAGKGNGKYGRDDGGSQRADTTILLHLAADRRSATAMSIPRDLMVGIPSCRRADGSRSTAQFAQFNWAFEFGGAACTIRTVERMTGIRVDHHVIVDFRGFKKMVDAVDGVEVCLAEPVDDPDARLTLDAGRQTLDGEQALGYVRARKGIGDGSDTGRMDRQQQFLGSLVKKVQSNGVLLNPGRLYPVLQAATTSLTTDPGLDSLKDLYDLTRSVQDIPTGKVQFLTVPRQPYSADRNRDELIQPAADLLFRQLREDRPITVLPRDSHPNETGSAGNTDTTDGMSKSQMSQIGERKPEVDPSTSPVPDPSPTYTGTNAAVGMCK; encoded by the coding sequence ATGGACACAGACGTGACCGACAGTGCCGGCACCCTGGCCGAGCCCGAGGTACGGGCCGAAGCCACGGGCGTGGGCGACAGCGCCCGGCGGACGGACGACGGCCCCGCGCCCGCCCGCCGCTGGCGCTGGCTGCGCTGGGCCGCTCTCGCCACCTCGTTCGTCCTGCTGGCAGCCGCCGCGACGACCTGGTGGTTCTACCGTCGGCTCGACGCCAACATCACCACCGACACCGCCACCACCGTCGAGCTGAGGAGCTACGAGCGGGAGCGGCCGAAGCCCGTCGTCCACGACGCCCGCAACATCCTGGTCCTGGGCTCCGACACCCGGGCCGGGAAGGGCAACGGCAAGTACGGCCGGGACGACGGCGGCAGCCAGCGCGCCGACACCACGATCCTGCTCCATCTGGCCGCCGACCGGCGCAGCGCGACCGCGATGTCCATACCGCGCGATCTGATGGTGGGGATACCGAGCTGCCGCCGTGCCGACGGCTCCCGCAGCACCGCGCAGTTCGCCCAGTTCAACTGGGCCTTCGAGTTCGGCGGGGCCGCCTGCACCATCCGTACGGTCGAGCGGATGACCGGCATCCGCGTCGACCACCACGTCATCGTGGACTTCCGGGGCTTCAAGAAGATGGTGGACGCGGTCGACGGGGTCGAGGTCTGCCTCGCGGAGCCGGTCGACGACCCGGACGCCCGTCTCACGCTGGACGCGGGCCGGCAGACGCTGGACGGCGAGCAGGCCCTCGGCTACGTCCGGGCGCGCAAGGGCATCGGCGACGGCAGCGACACCGGGCGGATGGACCGCCAGCAGCAGTTCCTCGGCTCCCTGGTGAAGAAGGTGCAGAGCAACGGGGTGCTGCTCAACCCCGGCAGGCTCTACCCGGTGCTCCAGGCCGCGACCACCTCGCTGACCACCGACCCGGGGCTGGACTCGTTGAAGGATCTGTACGATCTCACCCGCTCGGTGCAGGACATACCCACCGGCAAGGTGCAGTTCCTTACCGTGCCCCGGCAGCCCTACTCCGCCGACCGCAACCGGGACGAACTGATACAGCCCGCCGCCGATCTGCTGTTCCGGCAGCTCCGCGAGGACAGGCCCATCACGGTGCTCCCCCGGGACAGCCACCCGAACGAAACAGGCAGCGCGGGCAACACGGACACCACAGACGGTATGAGCAAGTCTCAAATGAGCCAGATCGGCGAGCGGAAGCCGGAAGTCGATCCATCCACTTCCCCTGTCCCCGATCCCTCTCCCACGTACACAGGAACCAATGCGGCGGTGGGCATGTGCAAGTAA
- a CDS encoding TIGR03089 family protein, whose protein sequence is MNASDRTPADLLRSALAADPARPLVTFYDDATGERVELSVATFANWVAKTANLLQDELAAEPGDRLALLLPAHWQSAVWLIAAASAGVTVEIGGDPADADLVVSGPDTLDAARACGGERVALALRPLGGRFPEPPAGFADYAVEVPSQGDRFAPYAPVDPDAAALVVDGVELSGAELVARARADAAELGLTAGSRVLTGRSFGTWEGLSTGLFAPLAAGGSVVLCRHLDRLPEDGLRRRVETEQVTHTR, encoded by the coding sequence ATGAACGCCAGCGACCGTACCCCTGCCGACCTGCTGCGATCCGCGCTCGCCGCGGACCCCGCGCGGCCCTTGGTCACGTTTTACGACGACGCCACCGGTGAGCGCGTCGAACTGTCCGTCGCCACCTTCGCCAATTGGGTGGCCAAGACGGCCAATCTGCTCCAGGACGAACTGGCGGCCGAGCCGGGCGACCGGCTCGCGCTGCTGCTGCCCGCCCACTGGCAGAGCGCGGTCTGGCTGATCGCCGCCGCCTCGGCGGGCGTGACGGTCGAGATCGGTGGCGATCCGGCCGACGCCGATCTGGTGGTCAGCGGCCCGGACACGCTGGACGCGGCGCGCGCCTGCGGCGGTGAGCGGGTGGCGCTGGCGCTGCGTCCGCTGGGCGGCCGGTTCCCCGAGCCCCCGGCCGGGTTCGCCGACTACGCGGTGGAGGTGCCCTCGCAGGGCGACCGGTTCGCCCCGTACGCGCCGGTCGACCCGGACGCCGCGGCCCTGGTGGTCGACGGTGTGGAGCTGAGCGGCGCGGAGCTGGTGGCGCGGGCCCGGGCCGACGCGGCGGAGCTGGGGCTCACGGCCGGGTCGCGGGTGCTGACGGGACGGTCCTTCGGCACCTGGGAGGGGCTGTCCACGGGCCTGTTCGCACCGCTGGCCGCCGGTGGCTCGGTGGTGCTCTGCCGCCATCTCGACCGGCTGCCCGAGGACGGGCTGCGCCGCAGGGTGGAGACGGAGCAGGTGACCCACACCCGCTGA
- a CDS encoding peptidoglycan recognition protein family protein has protein sequence MRGHLVNPIGVAVSAALALPLSLSLPAASTALTDTAASTGSAASRTPAASGAPGPGATADGAGHLRSSDGIPGTTQSLALLPPAPASRSVAPALERSLLRPEVTPFSLLGVVWADPASELLGTVQVRTRPIGATRWTGWQSVETHHHEHGADPGTAEHRAARGATAPLWVGPSDGVEVRVRPRAAEPFPAPSLPHGLRLELVDPGRPPAGSAAARPEPARAPDAPAAIPAAPAAKPYIGPRPKIVTRQGWGASESLREKGFAYTKTVKAAFVHHSATGNNYSCKQAPSVLRGIYRYHVVSSGWRDIGYNFAVDKCGNIYEGRAGGVTKAVRGAHTLGFNTNSMGIAVLGSYSRSTPPAAAVTGIAKLTAWKLGLFQGNPKGRVTLVSGGSGKYAKGRKVTFNVISGHRDGFNTDCPGARLYGKLGGARTAAAGYQGR, from the coding sequence ATGCGTGGACATCTGGTCAACCCGATCGGCGTCGCGGTCTCCGCGGCGCTCGCCCTCCCGCTCTCCCTCTCCCTCCCGGCGGCCTCCACGGCCTTGACGGACACAGCGGCCTCGACAGGCTCAGCGGCCTCGCGGACCCCGGCGGCCTCGGGGGCCCCGGGGCCCGGCGCGACGGCCGATGGCGCCGGACACCTCCGGTCGTCCGACGGCATCCCCGGGACGACCCAGTCCCTCGCGCTGCTCCCGCCCGCCCCCGCCAGCCGGTCCGTCGCCCCCGCCCTCGAACGCTCCCTGCTCCGCCCCGAGGTCACGCCCTTCTCCCTGCTCGGAGTCGTCTGGGCGGACCCGGCGAGTGAACTGCTCGGCACCGTCCAGGTCCGTACCCGGCCCATCGGCGCCACCCGCTGGACGGGCTGGCAGAGCGTGGAGACCCACCACCACGAGCACGGCGCCGACCCCGGCACGGCCGAGCACCGGGCGGCCCGCGGCGCCACGGCCCCGCTGTGGGTGGGCCCGTCCGACGGCGTGGAGGTCCGGGTCCGGCCCCGGGCCGCCGAACCGTTCCCCGCGCCCTCGCTGCCGCACGGGCTCCGGCTCGAACTGGTCGACCCGGGCCGCCCGCCCGCGGGCTCCGCCGCCGCCCGGCCCGAGCCGGCGCGCGCCCCGGACGCCCCGGCGGCGATCCCCGCGGCCCCCGCCGCCAAGCCGTACATCGGCCCCCGGCCGAAGATCGTCACCCGTCAGGGCTGGGGCGCCAGCGAGTCGCTGCGGGAGAAGGGTTTCGCGTACACCAAGACGGTGAAGGCGGCGTTCGTCCACCACAGCGCCACCGGCAACAACTACAGCTGCAAGCAGGCGCCCTCCGTGCTGCGCGGTATCTACCGCTACCACGTCGTGAGCAGCGGCTGGCGGGACATCGGCTACAACTTCGCCGTCGACAAGTGCGGAAACATCTACGAGGGCCGCGCGGGAGGCGTCACCAAGGCGGTGCGGGGCGCGCACACGCTGGGCTTCAACACCAACAGCATGGGCATCGCGGTACTGGGCTCGTACAGCCGCTCGACCCCGCCCGCGGCGGCCGTCACCGGGATCGCGAAACTCACCGCCTGGAAGCTCGGGCTGTTCCAGGGCAACCCGAAGGGCAGGGTCACGCTGGTCTCCGGGGGCAGCGGCAAGTACGCCAAGGGCCGGAAGGTCACGTTCAACGTCATCTCCGGGCACCGCGACGGCTTCAACACGGACTGTCCGGGCGCCCGCCTCTACGGGAAGCTCGGCGGGGCGCGTACGGCGGCGGCCGGTTATCAGGGGCGCTGA
- a CDS encoding nucleotidyltransferase family protein, whose protein sequence is MTEAILLVGGKGTRLRPLTVNTPKPMVPAAGVPFLTHQLARARAAGVEHIVLATSYLAEVFEPYFGDGSSLGLHLEYVTEEEPLGTGGAIRNVAHRLHSGPDDPVLIFNGDILTGLDIPALVEVHRASGAEVSLHLTRVPDPRAFGLVPTDATGRVTAFLEKPQTPEEIVTDQINAGAYVFRRSVIDTIPAGRPVSVERETFPELLAAGAHLQGMVDSTYWLDLGTPQAFVRGSADLVLGRAPSPAVPGRCGDRLVLPSARVAADAKLTGGTVVCEGATVAPGARVDGSVVLAGAVVEEGARISSSLIGAHARIGARTILTHSVIGDGATVGPDNELRDGARVWCDAVLPAASLRFSSDQ, encoded by the coding sequence GTGACAGAAGCGATCCTCCTGGTCGGCGGCAAGGGCACCAGGCTGCGCCCGCTCACCGTGAACACCCCCAAGCCGATGGTCCCGGCGGCGGGTGTCCCCTTCCTCACGCACCAGCTCGCGCGGGCGAGGGCGGCGGGCGTCGAGCACATCGTGCTGGCGACGTCCTATCTGGCGGAGGTCTTCGAGCCGTACTTCGGGGACGGGTCCTCCCTCGGCCTGCACCTGGAGTACGTCACCGAGGAGGAGCCGCTGGGCACGGGCGGGGCGATCCGGAACGTGGCCCACCGGCTGCACTCCGGCCCGGACGACCCCGTCCTGATCTTCAACGGGGACATCCTGACCGGCCTGGACATCCCGGCCCTCGTCGAGGTGCACCGGGCGAGCGGGGCCGAGGTCTCCCTGCATCTGACCCGGGTGCCGGACCCCCGCGCCTTCGGCCTGGTCCCGACGGACGCGACCGGCCGGGTCACGGCGTTCCTGGAGAAGCCGCAGACCCCGGAGGAGATCGTCACCGACCAGATCAACGCGGGCGCGTATGTGTTCCGCCGGTCGGTCATCGACACCATCCCGGCGGGCCGTCCCGTCTCGGTGGAACGGGAGACCTTCCCGGAGCTGCTCGCCGCGGGCGCCCACCTCCAGGGCATGGTCGACTCGACCTACTGGCTCGACCTCGGCACCCCGCAGGCGTTCGTCCGCGGCTCCGCCGACCTCGTCCTGGGCCGCGCCCCCTCCCCGGCGGTGCCCGGCCGCTGCGGCGACCGGCTCGTCCTGCCGTCCGCCCGGGTCGCCGCCGACGCCAAGCTGACCGGCGGCACCGTCGTCTGCGAGGGGGCGACGGTGGCCCCGGGCGCCCGGGTCGACGGCAGCGTCGTCCTCGCGGGCGCGGTCGTCGAGGAGGGCGCCCGGATCTCGTCCTCCCTGATCGGCGCCCACGCCCGCATCGGCGCCCGGACGATCCTCACCCACTCGGTCATCGGCGACGGAGCCACCGTCGGCCCCGACAACGAACTGCGGGACGGCGCCAGGGTGTGGTGCGACGCGGTCCTCCCGGCGGCTTCCCTGCGCTTCTCGTCGGACCAGTAG
- a CDS encoding DNA-3-methyladenine glycosylase family protein, whose amino-acid sequence MSGRFQPAPRPAPAAARPVQPSAPARRWTPPGPLDLGLVLTPLRRGPADPTYRATPDGAFWRTSRTPEGPGSLRITAVGDQVEAHAWGPGAAWLLDGLPALLGADDDPGALVPRHRLVALSQRRRPGLRLTRTGLVLETLIPTILEQKVTTDEAYRAWRLLVRRHGEAAPGPTPGLFVLPDARTWSLVPSWEWHRAGVDDKRAATILRAARVAHRLEETAGLPPEQARARLELIPGIGPWTSTETVQRSHGAPDAVTVGDLHLPGIVGYALTGNRDADDTAMLDLLAPYAGQRHRAARLILLSGRVPPRRTPKMPRVHIGRL is encoded by the coding sequence GTGTCAGGCCGTTTCCAGCCCGCCCCGCGCCCCGCGCCCGCCGCGGCGCGCCCGGTGCAGCCGTCCGCCCCGGCCCGCCGCTGGACGCCGCCCGGACCGCTGGACCTGGGGCTGGTCCTCACCCCGTTGCGGCGCGGACCGGCGGACCCCACCTACCGCGCCACACCCGACGGCGCCTTCTGGCGGACGAGCCGCACCCCCGAGGGGCCCGGCAGCCTCCGGATCACGGCCGTCGGCGACCAGGTCGAGGCCCACGCCTGGGGGCCGGGCGCCGCCTGGCTGCTGGACGGGCTGCCCGCGCTGCTGGGCGCCGACGACGACCCCGGCGCCCTCGTCCCCCGGCACCGGCTCGTCGCGCTGTCCCAGCGCCGCCGCCCCGGTCTGCGCCTCACCCGTACCGGCCTGGTCCTGGAGACGCTGATCCCCACGATCCTGGAACAGAAGGTCACCACGGACGAGGCGTACCGCGCCTGGCGGCTCCTCGTCCGGAGGCACGGGGAGGCCGCGCCCGGGCCCACCCCCGGTCTGTTCGTGCTGCCCGACGCCCGCACCTGGTCGCTCGTCCCCTCCTGGGAGTGGCACCGGGCCGGGGTCGACGACAAGCGCGCCGCCACGATCCTGCGCGCGGCCCGCGTCGCCCACCGGCTGGAGGAGACGGCCGGGCTGCCGCCCGAGCAGGCCCGCGCCCGGCTGGAACTGATCCCCGGCATCGGGCCGTGGACCTCGACCGAGACGGTCCAGCGCAGCCACGGCGCCCCCGACGCCGTCACCGTCGGCGATCTCCATCTCCCCGGGATCGTCGGATACGCCCTGACCGGGAACCGCGACGCCGACGACACGGCCATGCTCGACCTGCTCGCGCCCTACGCGGGCCAGCGCCATCGCGCGGCGCGGCTGATCCTGCTGAGCGGCAGGGTCCCGCCGCGCCGCACCCCGAAGATGCCGCGCGTGCACATCGGCCGGCTCTGA
- a CDS encoding coenzyme F420-0:L-glutamate ligase, producing the protein MTAFQEPVRAAAQTSVQASAQASAEASAEASAEARAQASAEARARAAVEQASGAGAPHLAEPGRPAPLDGAPPFGTPSETPSVLGGPGAAVGEGDAPSFSVRALTGFPEVRPGDDIAALIAAARPGLADGDILIVTSKIVSKAEGRVLAAADREAAIDAETVRVVARRGTLRIVENRLGLVMAAAGVDASNTPSGTVLLLPTDPDASARAIRAGLRAALGVDVGVVVTDTSGRPWRSGLTDIAIGADGVAVLDDLRGGTDAYGNPLTATIVATADELAAAGDLVKGKAAGLPVAVVRGLGRLVGDRPGDDGDEGTERGTGARALVRSAGGDLFRLGTSEAVREAVAQRRTVREFTDRPVDPGAVRRAVAAAVTAPAPHHTTPWRFVLLESESSRTELLDAMRDAWIADLRRDGKSEESIAKRVRRGEVLRRAPYLVVPCLVADGSHHYGDARRDTAEREMFVVAMGAGVQNLLVALAGEGLGSAWVSSTMFCRDVVRSVLALPEHWDPMGAVAVGHAAAPPKERPGREPEAFIEVR; encoded by the coding sequence ATGACCGCCTTCCAGGAACCGGTCCGGGCAGCCGCGCAGACATCCGTCCAGGCATCCGCGCAGGCATCCGCCGAAGCGTCGGCTGAGGCGTCGGCTGAGGCCCGCGCGCAGGCGTCCGCTGAGGCCCGCGCGCGGGCGGCCGTGGAGCAGGCGTCCGGCGCGGGTGCGCCGCACCTCGCGGAGCCGGGGCGGCCCGCGCCGCTCGACGGAGCGCCGCCGTTCGGCACCCCGTCCGAAACCCCGTCCGTGCTCGGCGGGCCCGGGGCGGCCGTCGGCGAGGGGGACGCGCCCTCGTTCTCCGTACGGGCCCTGACCGGGTTCCCCGAGGTGCGGCCCGGTGACGACATCGCGGCGCTGATCGCCGCCGCCCGGCCCGGTCTCGCCGACGGCGACATCCTGATCGTCACCTCCAAGATCGTGAGCAAGGCCGAGGGCCGGGTGCTCGCCGCCGCCGACCGCGAGGCCGCCATCGACGCGGAGACCGTCCGGGTCGTCGCCCGGCGCGGCACCCTGCGGATCGTCGAGAACCGGCTGGGACTGGTGATGGCCGCCGCCGGGGTCGACGCGTCCAACACGCCCTCCGGGACCGTGCTGCTGCTGCCCACCGACCCCGACGCCTCCGCGCGCGCCATCCGCGCCGGGCTGCGCGCGGCGCTCGGCGTGGATGTGGGGGTCGTCGTCACCGACACCTCGGGGCGGCCGTGGCGCTCGGGTCTGACCGACATCGCGATCGGCGCCGACGGGGTCGCGGTCCTCGACGATCTGCGCGGCGGGACCGACGCGTACGGCAATCCGCTGACCGCGACCATCGTCGCCACCGCCGATGAGCTGGCCGCCGCCGGTGATCTCGTCAAGGGCAAGGCGGCGGGGCTGCCGGTGGCCGTGGTGCGCGGGCTCGGGCGGCTCGTGGGCGACCGCCCAGGAGACGACGGGGACGAGGGGACGGAGCGCGGGACAGGGGCCCGGGCGCTGGTGCGTTCCGCCGGGGGGGACCTGTTCCGGCTGGGCACCTCCGAGGCGGTGCGGGAGGCGGTCGCGCAGCGGCGCACCGTGCGGGAGTTCACGGACCGGCCGGTCGACCCCGGCGCGGTGCGGCGCGCGGTGGCCGCCGCGGTGACCGCGCCCGCTCCGCACCACACCACGCCCTGGCGGTTCGTCCTGCTCGAATCGGAGTCCTCGCGCACGGAGCTGCTGGACGCGATGCGGGACGCCTGGATCGCGGATCTGCGGCGGGACGGGAAGTCCGAGGAGTCGATCGCCAAACGGGTGCGGCGCGGCGAGGTGCTGCGCCGGGCCCCGTATCTCGTCGTCCCCTGTCTGGTGGCGGACGGTTCGCACCACTACGGCGACGCGCGGCGGGACACCGCCGAGCGCGAGATGTTCGTGGTGGCCATGGGCGCCGGGGTGCAGAACCTGCTGGTGGCGCTCGCGGGCGAGGGCCTGGGGTCGGCGTGGGTGTCGTCGACGATGTTCTGCCGGGACGTCGTACGGAGCGTGCTGGCGCTGCCGGAGCACTGGGACCCGATGGGGGCAGTGGCCGTGGGGCACGCGGCGGCGCCGCCGAAGGAACGGCCGGGGCGGGAGCCGGAGGCGTTCATCGAGGTGCGCTGA
- the cofD gene encoding 2-phospho-L-lactate transferase, translating to MRIVVLAGGIGGARFLRGLQRAAPDADVTVIGNTGDDIHLFGLKVCPDLDTVMYTLGGGINEEQGWGRQDESFKVKEELAAYGVGPEWFGLGDRDFATHIVRTQMIAAGYPLSAVTEALCARWQPGVRLLPMSDDRVETHVAVELDGERKVIHFQEYWVRLRASVAAEAVVPVGAEQAKPAPGVLEAVAAADVVLFPPSNPVVSVGTILAVPGIREAVAEAGVPVVGLSPIVGNAPVRGMADKVLAAVGVEATAAAVARHYGPGLLDGWLVDTVDTAAVAEVEAAGIRCRAVPLMMTDLAATAEMARQALALAEEVRG from the coding sequence ATGCGCATTGTGGTTCTGGCCGGGGGCATCGGTGGTGCCCGTTTTCTGCGTGGTCTTCAGCGGGCCGCGCCCGACGCGGATGTCACGGTGATCGGGAACACCGGGGACGACATCCATCTGTTCGGACTCAAGGTCTGCCCCGACCTCGACACCGTGATGTACACCCTGGGCGGCGGCATCAACGAGGAGCAGGGCTGGGGGCGTCAGGACGAGAGCTTCAAGGTCAAGGAGGAGCTGGCGGCGTACGGCGTCGGCCCGGAGTGGTTCGGGCTCGGCGACCGTGACTTCGCCACCCATATCGTCCGGACGCAGATGATCGCGGCGGGCTATCCGCTCAGCGCGGTCACCGAGGCGCTCTGCGCCCGCTGGCAGCCCGGTGTACGGCTGCTGCCGATGTCCGACGACCGCGTCGAGACCCATGTGGCCGTGGAGCTGGACGGGGAGCGGAAGGTCATCCACTTCCAGGAGTACTGGGTGAGGCTGCGGGCCTCCGTGGCCGCCGAGGCCGTCGTCCCCGTCGGCGCCGAACAGGCCAAGCCCGCGCCGGGTGTGCTGGAGGCGGTCGCCGCCGCCGACGTGGTGCTCTTCCCGCCGTCGAACCCGGTCGTCAGCGTCGGCACCATCCTCGCCGTACCGGGCATCCGGGAGGCGGTCGCGGAGGCGGGCGTCCCGGTCGTGGGGCTCTCCCCCATCGTCGGGAACGCCCCCGTGCGCGGGATGGCCGACAAGGTGCTGGCCGCGGTCGGCGTCGAGGCCACCGCGGCGGCCGTGGCACGGCACTACGGGCCCGGGCTGCTGGACGGCTGGCTGGTGGACACCGTGGACACGGCGGCGGTGGCCGAGGTCGAGGCGGCGGGCATCCGCTGCCGGGCCGTGCCGCTGATGATGACGGACCTGGCGGCGACCGCGGAGATGGCGCGGCAGGCGCTCGCGCTCGCCGAGGAGGTGCGGGGATGA
- a CDS encoding cysteine dioxygenase — MNSDSDLQIAGDILAVQHLLQPAAEHPSTVADFVGLARSVAADRARWAPLVRYDATTRWYHRLRTGPGYEVWLLSWLPGQSSGAHDHGRSSGVLTVLRGTLTEHTRRGPHTLAAGAQRVFAPGHAHDVVNDALEPAVSLHVYFPGLTEMPMHGAAGRTADTDANVTAPQPTATTRTATDVLRLTN, encoded by the coding sequence ATGAACAGCGACAGCGACCTCCAGATCGCCGGCGACATCCTCGCCGTCCAGCATCTGCTCCAGCCCGCCGCCGAACACCCCAGCACCGTCGCCGACTTCGTCGGACTCGCCCGTTCCGTCGCCGCCGACCGGGCGCGGTGGGCGCCACTGGTGCGGTACGACGCCACCACCCGCTGGTACCACCGGCTGCGGACGGGCCCCGGCTACGAGGTGTGGCTGCTCTCCTGGCTGCCGGGGCAGAGCAGCGGGGCCCACGACCACGGACGCTCGTCCGGAGTGCTCACCGTCCTCCGGGGCACCCTCACCGAGCACACACGGCGGGGACCGCACACGCTGGCCGCGGGGGCGCAGCGGGTCTTCGCCCCCGGGCATGCGCACGATGTGGTCAACGACGCGCTGGAGCCCGCGGTCTCCCTCCATGTCTACTTCCCCGGGCTGACCGAGATGCCGATGCACGGCGCGGCCGGCCGTACGGCGGACACGGACGCGAACGTCACCGCCCCGCAGCCGACGGCCACCACCCGTACCGCGACGGACGTCCTCCGCCTGACAAACTGA
- a CDS encoding WhiB family transcriptional regulator, with amino-acid sequence MTELFEQLLVEDADDEIGWQERALCAQTDPESFFPEKGGSTREAKKVCLACEVRAECLEYALANDERFGIWGGLSERERRRLKKAAV; translated from the coding sequence ATGACCGAGCTGTTCGAACAACTGCTGGTCGAGGACGCGGACGACGAAATCGGCTGGCAGGAGCGTGCGTTGTGCGCCCAGACCGATCCAGAGTCCTTCTTCCCTGAAAAAGGCGGTTCCACACGCGAGGCCAAAAAGGTCTGCCTCGCCTGCGAAGTCCGCGCCGAATGCCTTGAGTACGCGCTCGCCAACGATGAAAGATTCGGAATCTGGGGCGGACTGAGCGAGCGTGAGCGGCGTCGGCTGAAGAAGGCCGCCGTCTGA